The Candidatus Dormiibacterota bacterium DNA window TGGCTCAAGCCCGTATCGTCGATCTCCAGGATGTACACCTTGACGTCCACCTGCGTGGTCAACGTCATGGCTAAGCGATCGATGATCTTCCCTTTGGCCGAAAGATATCGCCCCGCCGTTCCGCGCACGCCGTTTAGCACCGATTGCCGCTGCTGCTCGTTGAGTACGCGCCCCGAGACGATGACGTTGCCTTGACCGTCGGGGTCCACCCGCACGTCGCGCATGTACGGATTTCCGCTATCCGATTGCAAGCCGTCCAGCGGGCGCGCGATCATCACGGCATTGACGATGACGGCGTTGTCTTGCTTGGCGACGGGCTCGAAACGTGCCAACATATCGGTCACGCCCTGTAGGGCGGCGCCGTCCGGGACGGTGCCGCGCACGACGATCGAATGGCCGAACGTTCCCACCGACACGTCGGTGCGGGCGATGCTCGAACGAAGCATCGCCGAGAGCAGATCGAGTTCGCTCGCGGTAACGGCTATGCGATAGTCGTGCTCGACACCGTTAGCCGTCCAGATGAAAAGCGTGGTAGTACCCGGTTGCTTGGCGTTGACGAGCACCTCGCTCTTGCCGGGGAGCGGGAGGGCCCCGACGATCGTTCCATCGCCGACCGCAATCTGCTTGACGTCGTTAAAGTGCAGAATTCGCGAAGTGCCCGTATGCATCGTTAAGTCCATCGCGGCAGACGCCGGGCGAGGCACAAAGCAAGCAAGCAGTAACAACCCGGCG harbors:
- a CDS encoding pilus assembly protein N-terminal domain-containing protein, which codes for MHTGTSRILHFNDVKQIAVGDGTIVGALPLPGKSEVLVNAKQPGTTTLFIWTANGVEHDYRIAVTASELDLLSAMLRSSIARTDVSVGTFGHSIVVRGTVPDGAALQGVTDMLARFEPVAKQDNAVIVNAVMIARPLDGLQSDSGNPYMRDVRVDPDGQGNVIVSGRVLNEQQRQSVLNGVRGTAGRYLSAKGKIIDRLAMTLTTQVDVKVYILEIDDTGLSQLGVRLQSGTPDGHGGLTLGPASFPITESKPASGPGNAFKPFALGPFFRTTVLAPTIDLEMTEGHAKILSAPDLTTVPGEAATFLVGGQIPVPQSGGLGTVSVTYQNYGVQLNVTPTLLGNGDVATKINPVVSDLDFQDGVLINGFTIPALKTSSISTNVITAPGESIVMGGLLRHIQARTIQEIPLLSRLPIIGKLFRDVRYQNDETNIVFIMTPTVITR